One window of Sphingobacteriales bacterium genomic DNA carries:
- a CDS encoding RNA polymerase sigma factor → MKALEISEPIKHHIQTAMNGDAQSFGAAFQWFRPYLYLHALRVCGNSGNAQDALQDTFISAFTNIHTLRQHASFYPWLKKILLNHCHLLLRKEKSLHRLQRFAGTDSDIYDSIHLQFDQSSNQQVLYSLISRLSGELQSCLILRYFSSFNSYEEIAVILGIPVGTVRSRLSAAREKLSSLYRIHQDAGNKAMNRSKEWSDYYRYSMENLYKDTSIRNQFFRHFNPSLKVRFTSGKMATGSSIVENEILDDLNHGSKLNISDINSCENLSVVEGFNVNSSEFPGRCASTTVLVFFRTNNLVSHLHIFDSARDTVR, encoded by the coding sequence ATGAAAGCGTTAGAAATATCCGAACCCATCAAACATCATATTCAGACGGCGATGAATGGCGATGCCCAATCGTTTGGGGCGGCATTTCAATGGTTTCGACCCTATCTTTACCTTCATGCCCTTCGGGTTTGCGGTAATTCCGGCAATGCTCAGGATGCCCTTCAAGACACCTTTATTTCTGCTTTTACGAATATCCACACACTGCGCCAACATGCTTCATTCTATCCGTGGTTGAAGAAAATTTTGCTCAACCATTGCCATTTATTGTTGAGAAAAGAAAAATCGCTGCACCGGTTGCAGCGTTTTGCCGGAACGGACTCTGACATTTACGACAGTATCCACCTGCAATTTGACCAAAGCTCCAACCAACAGGTTTTATATTCGTTGATAAGCCGGTTGTCGGGCGAACTTCAATCCTGCCTGATTTTGAGATATTTCAGCAGTTTCAACAGCTACGAAGAAATAGCCGTCATTTTGGGCATTCCGGTCGGAACGGTTCGAAGCAGGTTGTCGGCTGCAAGAGAAAAACTGTCCTCGCTTTATCGTATTCATCAGGATGCCGGAAATAAAGCGATGAACCGGTCAAAAGAATGGTCGGATTACTACCGGTATTCGATGGAAAACCTTTATAAAGATACGTCCATCCGAAACCAATTTTTCAGGCACTTCAACCCAAGCTTAAAAGTTCGTTTTACAAGTGGTAAAATGGCAACGGGCAGCTCAATTGTTGAAAATGAAATTTTAGACGACTTAAATCATGGATCAAAATTAAACATTTCCGATATAAACAGTTGCGAAAACCTCTCAGTGGTTGAAGGGTTTAACGTCAATTCTTCTGAATTTCCCGGCCGTTGTGCCTCCACTACGGTTTTGGTATTTTTTCGAACAAACAACCTCGTCAGCCATCTCCATATTTTTGACTCTGCCCGAGATACCGTCCGGTAA
- a CDS encoding T9SS type A sorting domain-containing protein has product MKLRHLLLIPFLNFFLTLQAQQVNQISIFPENPAENDSIIIVSDLSYFGECSYGMVYSYQTMIEDTMILIIPTYCGYWLTTPCNSIDTFKIGVFPVGNYTLRIEYHQGSVCPISGFDATIASFDTVLTVTGTTGLSMPETQEPALFIYPNPAGNQIIVDLTEFENLSGFLLIITNLSGQTVFQSPVHQTRFYTDTSNWEKGMYWISVINPKGKIVAKRKFVIQ; this is encoded by the coding sequence ATGAAACTCAGGCACTTATTGTTAATTCCTTTTTTAAATTTCTTTTTAACCTTACAGGCACAACAGGTCAACCAAATTTCCATTTTTCCCGAAAACCCTGCCGAAAACGACAGCATCATCATTGTATCTGACTTGTCCTATTTCGGAGAATGTTCTTATGGCATGGTTTATTCCTATCAAACCATGATAGAAGATACCATGATACTCATTATACCCACTTATTGCGGGTACTGGCTAACCACCCCTTGCAACAGTATTGATACATTTAAGATAGGAGTTTTTCCGGTTGGCAATTACACGCTGCGCATAGAATATCATCAGGGCAGCGTTTGCCCGATTAGCGGCTTTGATGCCACGATTGCCAGTTTTGACACAGTTTTAACCGTAACCGGCACAACCGGACTTTCCATGCCCGAAACTCAGGAACCGGCGCTTTTTATCTATCCAAACCCCGCCGGCAACCAAATCATTGTTGACCTTACCGAATTTGAAAACCTTTCCGGTTTTTTGCTCATCATAACCAACCTTTCCGGACAAACCGTTTTTCAAAGCCCAGTTCATCAAACCCGTTTTTACACCGACACCTCCAACTGGGAAAAGGGAATGTATTGGATATCTGTCATCAACCCGAAGGGAAAAATCGTAGCGAAACGAAAATTTGTGATTCAATAA
- a CDS encoding PaaI family thioesterase, whose product MQFIPKDNNYKERVIKSFARQKFMEHIQAQLGLIEPGYCEIQVLYNINITQQHAFFHAGIVGTVADNAAGYAAFSLMQNNSSVLTVEFKLNLLSPAKGELLIGKSRVLKYGKTLTVCRSDVFVVNNGLEKLCAASQSTLIELPNREDF is encoded by the coding sequence ATGCAGTTCATACCTAAAGACAACAACTATAAAGAAAGGGTCATAAAAAGTTTTGCCCGCCAAAAATTTATGGAACATATTCAGGCCCAACTCGGCCTGATAGAACCGGGTTATTGCGAAATTCAGGTCCTTTATAATATCAACATCACCCAACAACATGCTTTTTTCCATGCCGGAATTGTCGGCACTGTTGCAGATAATGCAGCCGGTTATGCAGCCTTTTCTCTGATGCAAAATAACTCTTCCGTACTGACCGTTGAGTTTAAACTCAATTTGCTTTCGCCGGCAAAAGGGGAATTGTTGATCGGAAAATCGCGCGTTTTGAAATATGGAAAAACCCTGACGGTTTGCCGTTCAGATGTGTTTGTGGTCAACAACGGATTGGAAAAACTATGTGCCGCTTCTCAATCTACCTTGATTGAATTGCCAAACAGGGAAGATTTTTGA
- a CDS encoding DUF1835 domain-containing protein produces MTPFHILNGDSLATQLSQTTIPPDFIVCRECLIVGDVSAGNLDEFWEKRAMFISSTYRVSPQEYKTRTVSELNKLNNLPRNAEVCLWFENDLFCQVNLWFVLFLLSNRSDLTLYRIFPITDNEADRWKGFGIATPEILEQAYLDKVLFEPKDLELGINLWIAYQHHNLGLLTTLSKLKSRCFRFLEEVCRAHTDRFPADHTLGRPERFVQELINSQAADFQTVFSVFSEKEGIYGFGDSQLKTIYDSLR; encoded by the coding sequence ATGACTCCTTTCCATATCCTGAACGGCGATAGTCTTGCCACACAGTTAAGTCAGACCACTATACCTCCTGACTTTATTGTTTGCCGCGAATGTTTGATTGTCGGTGATGTCAGTGCCGGAAATTTGGACGAGTTTTGGGAAAAACGGGCAATGTTTATCTCATCAACCTATCGGGTTTCACCTCAGGAATATAAAACCAGAACTGTCAGCGAGTTGAACAAACTAAATAACCTGCCCCGCAATGCGGAAGTCTGTCTTTGGTTTGAAAACGACTTGTTTTGTCAGGTCAATCTGTGGTTTGTCCTTTTTTTGCTCTCCAATCGTTCCGACTTAACCCTTTACCGTATTTTTCCAATCACAGACAACGAAGCAGACCGGTGGAAAGGTTTTGGAATCGCAACTCCCGAAATTCTTGAACAGGCATACCTCGACAAGGTATTGTTTGAACCCAAAGACTTAGAACTTGGTATAAATTTATGGATCGCCTATCAACACCACAACCTCGGACTATTGACAACTTTGTCCAAACTTAAATCCCGTTGCTTCCGATTTTTGGAAGAAGTATGCCGCGCACATACAGACCGGTTTCCGGCAGACCATACTTTAGGCAGACCCGAAAGGTTCGTGCAGGAACTGATAAACTCCCAAGCCGCCGATTTTCAAACCGTGTTTTCCGTTTTTTCAGAGAAAGAAGGAATCTATGGCTTTGGCGATTCTCAACTCAAAACCATCTATGACAGTTTGAGGTAA